In Thermococcus camini, a genomic segment contains:
- a CDS encoding radical SAM protein, whose translation MEILSEVGDPNVAVVYIGKTSKGNIVEFVESIPTYNPQEKWVLIVSSLNGCPVGCKMCDAGFFYKGRLDLDELMEQIEYPIQKRWNGKPKTRKFKVQFARMGEPSFNMAVIEAMRLLGERYENFHPSLSTVAPIGTDKFFEALLELKKEAFPTNFQLQFSIHSTSPEQRDEIIPVRKWDFERIAEYGKAFYDEGGKKITLNFALARENEADAEVIAEYFPREYFLIKITPLNPTVSALKNKLTNDVDLETGLPMKHRKFVDDLRRLGYEVIISVGDTRENLIGSNCGQYILRFLKERPELREAYTFARGFEFKVS comes from the coding sequence ATGGAGATACTGAGTGAGGTTGGCGACCCCAACGTTGCGGTGGTTTATATAGGAAAGACTTCCAAGGGGAACATCGTCGAGTTCGTCGAATCGATTCCGACCTACAATCCGCAAGAAAAGTGGGTTCTCATAGTTTCATCGCTCAACGGCTGTCCGGTCGGCTGCAAGATGTGTGACGCGGGCTTCTTCTACAAGGGAAGGCTGGACCTCGATGAACTGATGGAGCAGATAGAGTATCCAATCCAGAAGCGCTGGAACGGGAAGCCAAAAACCAGGAAATTCAAGGTGCAATTCGCAAGAATGGGCGAGCCGAGCTTCAACATGGCAGTGATAGAGGCGATGCGGCTTTTGGGCGAGCGTTACGAGAACTTCCACCCGTCGCTCTCCACCGTTGCCCCGATAGGAACCGATAAGTTCTTCGAGGCACTGCTGGAGCTGAAGAAGGAGGCCTTCCCGACCAACTTCCAGCTGCAGTTCTCGATACACTCCACCAGTCCTGAGCAGAGGGACGAGATAATCCCCGTTAGAAAGTGGGACTTCGAGAGGATAGCCGAGTACGGTAAAGCTTTCTACGACGAGGGCGGTAAGAAGATTACGCTCAACTTCGCCCTTGCGAGGGAGAACGAGGCCGATGCTGAAGTCATAGCCGAGTACTTCCCAAGGGAATACTTCCTCATCAAAATAACGCCGCTCAACCCGACGGTGAGTGCCCTAAAGAACAAGCTCACCAACGACGTTGACCTTGAGACAGGCCTTCCGATGAAGCACAGGAAGTTTGTTGATGACCTCAGAAGGCTCGGCTACGAAGTCATCATCTCCGTCGGCGACACCAGAGAGAATCTCATCGGCTCGAACTGCGGCCAGTACATCCTCCGCTTCCTCAAAGAGAGACCGGAGCTTAGGGAAGCCTATACCTTCGCGAGGGGGTTTGAGTTTAAGGTGAGCTGA
- a CDS encoding nucleotidyltransferase domain-containing protein, which yields MKLMAGLRRDFREFKDSCMGILLYGSHAKGEATSRSDIDVCLVKPKPGVYGEVLQKLGGKYDIKVFEELPLYIQIEVIGNHKVIYGDEVELSEYFYRFRKLWRDMEHRIKENRFESVREKIRLRRRAREKAQVLREA from the coding sequence ATGAAACTCATGGCAGGGCTCCGCAGGGACTTCCGAGAGTTCAAAGACTCATGCATGGGGATTCTCCTCTACGGATCTCACGCTAAGGGAGAGGCTACAAGCAGAAGCGACATCGATGTATGCCTCGTTAAGCCAAAGCCCGGCGTATATGGGGAAGTTCTCCAAAAACTCGGTGGAAAGTACGATATCAAAGTCTTCGAGGAGCTTCCCCTCTACATCCAGATTGAGGTTATCGGGAACCACAAAGTAATTTACGGCGACGAGGTTGAACTGTCAGAGTACTTCTACCGCTTCCGAAAGCTGTGGAGGGACATGGAGCACAGGATAAAGGAGAACCGGTTTGAGAGCGTGAGGGAGAAGATAAGACTCAGGAGGCGTGCCCGTGAGAAGGCACAGGTACTTAGAGAAGCTTGA
- the hepT gene encoding type VII toxin-antitoxin system HepT family RNase toxin encodes MRRHRYLEKLERFEEEYEFIKSHEMKDDVTQRALFYSLQLCVDITMDLAAMLVKDLGMTVEDDYTNIDRLRKAKVISEDEAGLLRAYNGLRNAIVHKYDRLNLDAVREGLSRIDELYEIVIKLVEKYEKLED; translated from the coding sequence GTGAGAAGGCACAGGTACTTAGAGAAGCTTGAGCGGTTTGAGGAGGAATACGAGTTCATAAAGAGCCATGAAATGAAGGACGATGTTACCCAGAGGGCCCTCTTCTACTCCCTTCAGCTCTGTGTCGATATAACTATGGATCTTGCAGCAATGCTTGTTAAGGACTTGGGCATGACCGTTGAAGATGATTATACAAACATCGATCGGCTTAGAAAAGCAAAAGTTATCTCCGAAGATGAAGCCGGACTTTTGAGGGCGTACAACGGACTTAGAAATGCCATTGTTCACAAGTACGACAGACTTAACCTCGATGCTGTGAGGGAGGGCCTCAGCAGAATTGATGAGCTGTATGAGATTGTTATAAAGCTCGTGGAAAAGTATGAAAAGCTGGAAGACTAA
- a CDS encoding amidohydrolase: MKAVKATILYDGLGNVLRDVYVVFDRNIVDVTKEKPKEAEVIAEGVVTPAFIDGHSHIGMERYGEPYQEGEANEQMDVVLPLVDALYSIYMDDKAFKHSIEFGVLYSSVLPGSGNIIGGKAVFIRNYGRDIEEAFIQYAGVKAAFGYNPRSTKEWKGTRPSTRMGAIGILLSWLIKTRNTIALLEKGKKEPEEVEPTVEALIPVLKGEVPLRVHVHKEDDIAALLMIKRKFGLRITIEHAGDVHSRETFEKIKREGVPIVYGPFDSLPYKVELKHEDWKNARYLLEVKPLFGLMSDHPVTLQANLYLQLRHFIRLGMSKGEAIRVITHNNAKILGVDDRLGSIEKGKWASLVVWNGDPFSLENYPTHVFAEGELIHEAEL, translated from the coding sequence ATGAAGGCCGTTAAAGCCACCATTCTCTACGACGGTCTGGGGAACGTTCTCAGGGATGTGTACGTCGTTTTTGATAGGAACATAGTTGATGTAACGAAGGAAAAGCCGAAGGAAGCCGAAGTTATAGCCGAGGGCGTTGTTACACCCGCGTTCATAGACGGCCATAGCCACATAGGAATGGAGCGCTACGGAGAGCCCTACCAGGAGGGCGAAGCCAACGAGCAGATGGACGTGGTTCTTCCGCTCGTTGATGCCCTCTACTCGATCTACATGGACGACAAGGCCTTCAAACACTCGATAGAGTTCGGTGTTCTCTACTCGTCAGTTCTGCCGGGAAGCGGAAACATAATCGGCGGAAAGGCGGTCTTCATAAGGAACTACGGACGCGACATCGAGGAGGCTTTCATCCAGTACGCCGGCGTCAAAGCGGCTTTCGGCTACAACCCGCGTTCCACCAAGGAGTGGAAGGGGACGAGGCCAAGCACGAGGATGGGTGCAATAGGGATACTCCTCAGCTGGCTCATAAAGACCAGGAACACCATAGCGCTCCTTGAGAAGGGCAAGAAGGAGCCGGAGGAGGTCGAGCCTACGGTTGAGGCCCTCATACCAGTCCTCAAGGGCGAAGTCCCGCTCCGCGTCCACGTCCACAAGGAGGACGACATCGCGGCGCTCCTCATGATAAAGAGGAAGTTCGGACTGCGGATTACAATCGAGCATGCCGGCGACGTCCACAGCAGGGAGACTTTCGAGAAGATAAAGAGGGAAGGCGTTCCAATCGTTTACGGCCCCTTTGACAGCCTGCCTTACAAAGTCGAACTCAAGCACGAGGACTGGAAGAACGCCCGCTACCTGCTCGAGGTCAAGCCCCTCTTTGGCCTCATGAGCGACCACCCCGTCACGCTCCAGGCCAACCTCTACCTCCAGCTCAGGCACTTCATAAGGCTCGGCATGAGCAAGGGGGAGGCTATAAGGGTCATCACCCACAACAACGCGAAAATCCTCGGCGTTGACGACAGGCTCGGAAGCATAGAGAAGGGCAAGTGGGCTTCCCTTGTCGTCTGGAACGGCGACCCCTTCAGCCTTGAGAACTATCCGACGCACGTCTTCGCGGAGGGCGAGCTGATTCACGAGGCGGAGCTTTAG
- a CDS encoding zinc metalloprotease HtpX — MGLLMWLRTGLLMAILTGLLMAIGYVFGGPNVAFLMFLFSLAFNFITYWYSDRIVLSWYRARIVDEFEAPELYAIVRKLAENAGLPMPKVAIIPSETPNAFATGRDPKHAVVAVTTGLLRLLDRDELEGVIGHELTHVKNRDILIGTIAAAMAGAIIQLAYWARWIAIFGGFGRDEDDAGNVLVAILIAVLAPIAAMLIQAAVSRSREFLADEGGAKISGKPHALASALMKIEGAVRYRPMREGNPATAHMFIVNPFRGVSVAELFSTHPPTEKRIERLRKIAEEMGIYF, encoded by the coding sequence ATGGGACTGCTGATGTGGCTGAGAACCGGCCTGCTCATGGCCATACTGACGGGATTGCTAATGGCCATCGGCTACGTCTTCGGCGGGCCGAACGTAGCCTTCCTAATGTTCCTGTTCTCGCTGGCCTTCAACTTCATAACCTACTGGTACAGCGATAGAATCGTCCTGAGCTGGTACCGCGCGAGGATCGTGGATGAGTTTGAGGCCCCTGAGCTCTACGCGATAGTCAGAAAGCTTGCCGAGAACGCCGGCTTGCCGATGCCTAAAGTTGCAATAATCCCGAGCGAGACGCCTAACGCCTTCGCCACGGGGAGGGATCCGAAGCACGCCGTCGTGGCAGTCACGACCGGACTTCTCAGGCTTCTCGACAGGGATGAACTTGAAGGTGTCATAGGCCATGAGCTGACCCACGTAAAGAACAGGGACATCCTCATAGGGACGATAGCTGCCGCAATGGCCGGGGCCATAATCCAGCTCGCCTACTGGGCAAGGTGGATAGCCATCTTCGGCGGCTTCGGCAGGGACGAGGACGACGCCGGCAACGTGCTTGTTGCTATACTGATAGCGGTCCTGGCCCCAATAGCGGCGATGCTGATACAGGCCGCGGTGAGCCGTTCACGGGAGTTCTTAGCCGATGAAGGTGGAGCAAAGATAAGCGGCAAGCCCCACGCGCTGGCCAGCGCGCTGATGAAGATAGAGGGGGCGGTTCGCTACAGACCGATGAGGGAAGGGAACCCAGCAACGGCCCACATGTTCATCGTGAACCCGTTCAGAGGTGTCAGCGTCGCGGAGCTCTTCTCGACACACCCGCCAACGGAGAAGAGAATCGAAAGGCTCAGGAAGATCGCCGAGGAGATGGGAATCTACTTCTGA
- the thsB gene encoding thermosome subunit beta has product MAQLSGQPVVILPEGTQRYVGRDAQRLNILAARIIAETVRTTLGPKGMDKMLVDSLGDVVVTNDGATILDRIDLQHPAAKMMVEVAKTQDKEAGDGTTTAVVIAGELLRKAEELLDQNIHPSIIVKGYTMAAEKAQEILEDIAIEVTPDDEETLMKIAMTSITGKNAESHKELFARLAVDAVRQVAEKKDGKYVVDIDNIKIEKKAGESVEESELVRGVVIDKERVHPRMPKRVENAKIALINEALEVKKTETDAKINITSPDQLMSFLEQEEKMLKEMVDQIAATGANVLFVQKAIDDLAQHYLAKYGILAVRRVKKSDMEKLAKATGAKVVTNVKDLTAEDLGHADLVEERKIAGESMIFVEGCKNPKAVTILIRGGTEHVIDEVERALEDAIKVVKDVMEDGYILPAGGAPEIELAIRLDEYAKQVGGKEALAIENFAEALKIIPKTLAENAGLDTVEMLVKAISEHKNRGRAIGIDVFAGEPADMLAKGIIEPLRVKKQAIKSASEAAIMILRIDDVIAAKISKPEGGQGGGMPGGMGGMGGMDMGM; this is encoded by the coding sequence ATGGCACAGCTCAGCGGACAGCCGGTTGTTATTCTGCCCGAGGGAACCCAGAGGTACGTTGGAAGGGACGCCCAGAGGCTCAACATTCTCGCCGCGAGGATAATCGCGGAGACTGTTAGAACGACCCTTGGACCCAAGGGAATGGACAAGATGCTTGTGGACAGCCTCGGTGACGTCGTTGTCACCAACGATGGAGCCACTATACTCGACAGGATCGACCTCCAGCACCCCGCTGCCAAGATGATGGTTGAGGTTGCCAAGACCCAGGACAAAGAAGCCGGTGACGGTACCACCACCGCCGTCGTCATCGCCGGTGAGCTTCTCAGGAAGGCCGAAGAACTGCTCGACCAGAACATTCACCCGAGCATCATCGTTAAGGGCTACACCATGGCCGCCGAGAAGGCCCAGGAAATACTCGAGGATATCGCCATAGAGGTCACCCCGGACGACGAGGAGACCCTCATGAAGATAGCCATGACGTCCATAACTGGCAAGAACGCCGAGAGCCACAAGGAGCTCTTTGCCAGGCTCGCCGTTGACGCCGTCAGGCAGGTCGCCGAGAAGAAGGACGGGAAGTACGTTGTTGACATCGACAACATCAAGATCGAGAAGAAGGCTGGCGAGAGCGTCGAGGAGAGCGAGCTCGTTCGCGGCGTCGTCATCGACAAGGAGCGCGTCCACCCCAGGATGCCGAAGAGGGTCGAGAACGCCAAGATAGCGCTCATCAACGAGGCCCTTGAGGTCAAGAAGACCGAGACCGACGCGAAGATAAACATCACCAGCCCGGACCAGCTCATGAGCTTCCTTGAGCAGGAGGAGAAGATGCTCAAGGAGATGGTCGACCAGATCGCCGCCACCGGTGCGAACGTCCTCTTTGTCCAGAAGGCCATCGATGACCTCGCCCAGCACTACCTCGCCAAGTACGGAATCCTCGCCGTCAGGCGTGTCAAGAAGAGCGACATGGAGAAGCTCGCGAAAGCTACTGGCGCTAAGGTCGTTACCAACGTTAAGGACCTCACTGCCGAGGACCTCGGCCACGCCGACCTCGTCGAGGAGCGCAAGATCGCCGGCGAGAGCATGATCTTCGTTGAGGGCTGCAAGAACCCGAAGGCCGTCACCATACTCATCAGGGGCGGCACCGAGCACGTCATCGACGAGGTTGAGCGCGCCCTTGAGGACGCCATCAAGGTCGTCAAGGACGTCATGGAGGACGGCTACATCCTCCCGGCCGGCGGTGCTCCGGAGATCGAGCTGGCTATAAGGCTCGACGAGTACGCCAAGCAGGTTGGCGGCAAGGAGGCCCTCGCTATAGAGAACTTCGCCGAGGCCCTCAAGATAATCCCGAAGACCCTCGCCGAGAACGCCGGTCTTGACACCGTTGAAATGCTTGTCAAGGCCATCAGCGAGCACAAGAACAGGGGCAGGGCCATAGGCATCGACGTCTTCGCCGGCGAGCCGGCTGACATGCTCGCCAAGGGCATCATCGAGCCGTTGAGGGTTAAGAAGCAGGCCATCAAGAGCGCCAGCGAGGCCGCGATAATGATACTTCGCATTGACGACGTCATCGCCGCCAAGATAAGCAAGCCCGAGGGCGGCCAGGGCGGTGGAATGCCCGGCGGTATGGGCGGAATGGGCGGCATGGACATGGGCATGTGA
- a CDS encoding Kae1-associated kinase Bud32, giving the protein MELIKQGAEAKIYLVEFGEYFGADLLPKERVIIKHRIPKRYRIREIDEKLRKERTVREARVLHRAKEFGVNCPHVYEVNLRDMVIAMEFIDGKRLKEHLEEVPVEERLSLCREIGRQVGKLHEAGIVHGDLTTSNMILRGGRIYLIDFGLADFDPTLEAQGVDLHLLKRAMESTHYTWFEEGFEAVLEGYAEVRGEERAGEIREKIEEIESRGRYRERSWVG; this is encoded by the coding sequence ATGGAGCTGATAAAGCAGGGTGCGGAGGCCAAGATATACCTCGTAGAATTCGGCGAGTACTTCGGCGCGGACCTGCTCCCCAAGGAAAGAGTCATCATCAAGCACAGAATTCCGAAGCGCTACCGCATAAGGGAGATAGATGAGAAGCTGAGGAAGGAGAGGACGGTGAGAGAAGCCCGGGTCCTCCACCGTGCCAAAGAGTTCGGCGTGAACTGTCCTCACGTTTACGAGGTCAATCTGAGGGACATGGTAATCGCAATGGAGTTCATCGACGGAAAGAGGCTGAAGGAGCACCTCGAGGAGGTTCCAGTGGAGGAAAGGCTTTCCCTCTGCCGCGAGATAGGCAGGCAGGTTGGAAAACTTCACGAGGCGGGGATAGTTCACGGTGACTTAACGACCTCCAACATGATACTCCGCGGAGGAAGGATTTACCTGATAGACTTCGGTTTGGCGGACTTTGACCCCACCCTGGAGGCCCAGGGCGTCGATCTGCATCTCCTAAAGCGGGCCATGGAGAGCACGCACTACACGTGGTTCGAGGAGGGGTTTGAGGCGGTTCTGGAGGGCTACGCAGAGGTTCGCGGTGAAGAGAGGGCTGGAGAAATCAGAGAAAAGATAGAAGAAATCGAGAGCAGGGGAAGGTACAGGGAGAGGAGCTGGGTCGGGTAA
- a CDS encoding ATP-binding protein produces MEDRILTSLVATSRRLMAWAKKFPKKRFLYPELKRIDEEYYVGIKGLRGVGKTVLMLQLAMETKKSIYFSADSTLIKPFSLYEVVKALSSLGYRNVFIDEIHRKPDWAEDVKTLYDEHEVRIFFSGSSAVDILHSGADLSRRVVLKELPPASFREWLNIRKGMDIPVHSMEEVISRPFDMTEMYMELHALWTEYMERGGALYPESGFYDALENSIRKVILEDLSALREISVKYETDAYHLLYLVAKSAPFEVNYSSIAKELGVSKNMAIRLVEDLSKAGLLYTLQPCGSVRKEPKLYLTVPLRMFFAKKGFSIHRGALREEFFVNHVRWISQPCYLKGKRGEKTADFKVGDWIIEVSGEKKRRYQRPDYIAVDGLLTGNGRIPLFLFGLIY; encoded by the coding sequence ATGGAGGACAGAATATTAACTTCCCTGGTAGCAACGAGCCGGCGGTTGATGGCGTGGGCGAAAAAATTTCCAAAGAAGCGCTTTCTTTACCCGGAACTAAAAAGGATAGACGAGGAATACTACGTCGGCATCAAGGGACTTCGGGGCGTTGGCAAAACGGTTCTAATGCTCCAGCTTGCCATGGAAACGAAGAAGAGCATATATTTCTCTGCGGATTCCACGCTTATAAAGCCCTTTTCCCTCTACGAGGTTGTCAAGGCTCTCTCCAGCCTCGGATACAGGAACGTCTTCATCGACGAAATCCATAGAAAACCCGACTGGGCGGAAGACGTAAAAACTCTGTACGACGAGCATGAAGTCAGGATATTCTTTTCAGGGTCATCTGCCGTTGATATCCTTCACTCCGGAGCGGACCTGTCCCGTAGGGTCGTGCTGAAGGAACTGCCGCCGGCATCGTTTAGGGAGTGGCTGAACATTCGAAAGGGTATGGATATCCCCGTCCACTCAATGGAAGAAGTGATTTCCAGACCGTTTGACATGACAGAGATGTACATGGAACTTCACGCCCTCTGGACGGAGTACATGGAGCGGGGTGGTGCCCTCTACCCGGAGAGCGGGTTCTACGATGCCCTCGAAAACTCCATCAGAAAGGTTATACTCGAGGACCTATCCGCGCTGAGGGAAATCAGCGTGAAGTACGAGACAGATGCATACCACCTGCTCTATCTCGTGGCTAAATCTGCTCCCTTTGAGGTGAATTATTCCTCAATAGCCAAGGAGCTGGGCGTCTCAAAGAACATGGCCATAAGGCTCGTTGAGGACCTCTCCAAGGCAGGTTTGCTATACACCCTCCAGCCCTGCGGTAGCGTAAGAAAGGAGCCAAAGCTCTACCTTACAGTTCCACTCAGAATGTTCTTTGCCAAAAAGGGCTTCAGCATTCACCGGGGTGCCTTGAGGGAGGAGTTCTTCGTGAACCACGTGAGGTGGATCTCCCAGCCGTGCTACCTAAAGGGAAAGCGGGGTGAAAAAACCGCGGACTTTAAAGTTGGAGACTGGATAATAGAAGTTAGTGGTGAGAAGAAGAGGAGATATCAGAGGCCGGATTACATAGCCGTGGACGGACTGCTGACCGGAAACGGCAGGATTCCGCTCTTCCTTTTTGGCTTGATATATTGA
- a CDS encoding P-loop NTPase family protein: MTLKLNPEAKAIYRAIREEIKRWLVLPGSSVFLDRFEPTSERDEILRRRDYFRKNLPKIRAELREQIAKVKPIKFRRDYLHDRILIVDESELERAQSLGLCEVSTGLEEAEGYQLVLSTVGYGIDVELTPSQIAPELYIMPLWENKETLEALAKIGELTGEGSVASEILRELNELGEVMGKRKLLDGLEELIAEKERELNEEIAEKLEKFSLTLSGKELLDFLGELKAGNYEAIFRHFGEVEGEIIDLINETENELSEMLGITVELFSREELYPVAVPPERVEMLREELDRELKVELYIRSREVLERIMPLLPKLKEELGRVYELDFLLAVKDFTEGFSFPELWKGGIAFINGRHLFIENPQPVSYAVGKTPDEFSVPGAGDIGGERVVILTGANSGGKTSLLELMTQITILFHMGLPVPAEKAWVEPLDELFFFRRKRSAYGAGAFETALRSFVRALKGSGRKLILIDEFEAITEPGAAVKIIGELLKIAHEKGFYVVIVSHLGEDLKKELPFARVDGIEAKGLDENLNLIVDRQPVFGKLGRSTPELIVESLARRKRGKEREIFERILRAFRQE; encoded by the coding sequence ATGACGCTCAAGCTGAACCCCGAGGCTAAAGCGATATACCGCGCAATCAGGGAGGAGATAAAGAGGTGGCTAGTCCTCCCTGGGAGTTCGGTCTTTCTCGATAGGTTTGAACCCACCTCCGAGCGGGATGAAATTCTTCGCAGGCGGGACTATTTCCGGAAAAACCTCCCCAAAATCCGGGCCGAGCTGAGGGAGCAGATAGCCAAAGTCAAGCCGATAAAATTCCGCCGCGATTACCTCCACGACAGGATCCTTATAGTTGACGAAAGCGAACTCGAAAGGGCCCAGAGCCTGGGACTCTGCGAGGTCTCGACGGGTTTAGAGGAGGCGGAGGGCTATCAGCTGGTGCTCAGCACCGTTGGCTACGGGATTGACGTCGAGCTAACGCCGTCCCAGATAGCACCGGAACTCTACATCATGCCCCTATGGGAGAATAAGGAAACCCTTGAGGCCCTAGCCAAAATCGGCGAGCTAACCGGCGAAGGCAGCGTCGCCTCAGAAATCCTCCGGGAGCTGAACGAACTTGGGGAGGTCATGGGAAAGCGGAAGCTCCTCGATGGCCTGGAGGAGCTAATAGCCGAGAAAGAGCGCGAGCTCAACGAGGAAATAGCAGAGAAACTTGAGAAGTTCAGCCTGACGCTGAGCGGGAAGGAATTGCTCGACTTCCTCGGAGAGCTCAAGGCCGGGAACTACGAGGCCATATTCAGGCACTTTGGAGAGGTTGAGGGTGAAATTATTGACTTAATCAACGAAACCGAGAACGAGCTGAGCGAAATGCTCGGCATAACCGTTGAGCTCTTCTCCCGCGAGGAGCTGTATCCTGTGGCCGTGCCTCCGGAGAGGGTGGAGATGCTCCGCGAGGAGCTCGATAGGGAGCTTAAGGTCGAACTGTACATCAGGAGCAGGGAGGTGCTTGAGAGGATAATGCCACTTCTCCCCAAGCTCAAGGAGGAACTCGGCAGGGTTTATGAGCTTGACTTCCTGCTGGCGGTGAAAGACTTCACCGAGGGCTTTTCCTTTCCGGAGCTCTGGAAGGGTGGAATAGCGTTTATCAACGGGAGGCACCTCTTCATAGAAAACCCCCAGCCGGTCAGCTATGCAGTCGGAAAAACGCCCGATGAGTTCTCAGTCCCGGGAGCCGGAGATATAGGCGGCGAGAGGGTGGTTATCCTCACCGGTGCCAACAGCGGCGGAAAGACGAGCCTCCTGGAGCTGATGACCCAGATAACGATCCTCTTCCATATGGGCCTTCCCGTGCCGGCCGAGAAGGCCTGGGTTGAGCCCCTCGATGAGCTGTTCTTCTTCAGGAGGAAGAGGAGCGCCTACGGTGCTGGGGCCTTTGAGACCGCCCTCCGCTCATTCGTCCGTGCGTTGAAGGGTTCGGGCAGAAAGCTCATCCTCATAGACGAGTTCGAGGCCATAACCGAGCCGGGCGCGGCGGTGAAGATAATCGGTGAGCTCCTCAAAATTGCCCACGAGAAGGGCTTTTACGTTGTCATAGTCTCCCACCTGGGAGAGGATTTGAAGAAAGAACTCCCCTTTGCCAGAGTCGATGGAATAGAAGCCAAAGGCCTTGATGAGAACCTCAACCTCATCGTGGACAGGCAGCCGGTCTTCGGAAAGCTCGGGCGTAGCACCCCCGAGCTAATAGTGGAGAGCCTCGCGAGGAGGAAGCGCGGGAAGGAGAGGGAGATATTCGAGAGGATCCTCAGAGCCTTCAGGCAGGAGTGA
- the moaC gene encoding cyclic pyranopterin monophosphate synthase MoaC, whose product MGELTHVDEKGVKMVEVGHKTEVFRKATARGRIKLKPETIELIKSGKTKKGNVIATAQIAGILAVKKTPELVPLCHPIPLTGVDISFEFGEDYIEATCEVRAYYKTGVEMEALTGVTVALLTIWDMVKAVEKDENGQYPSTRIEEIRVVEKVKAHPSQ is encoded by the coding sequence ATGGGTGAGCTGACGCACGTTGATGAAAAGGGTGTTAAGATGGTAGAGGTTGGCCATAAGACGGAAGTTTTTAGGAAGGCCACCGCCAGGGGCAGGATAAAGCTGAAGCCCGAAACCATTGAGCTGATAAAGTCCGGGAAGACGAAGAAGGGCAACGTTATAGCCACCGCCCAGATAGCGGGAATCCTGGCCGTTAAGAAAACGCCCGAGCTGGTTCCGCTCTGCCACCCGATACCGCTCACAGGCGTTGACATCTCCTTCGAGTTCGGCGAGGACTACATAGAGGCGACCTGCGAGGTCAGGGCATATTACAAGACCGGCGTTGAAATGGAAGCTTTAACCGGCGTCACAGTTGCACTTCTGACGATATGGGACATGGTCAAGGCCGTTGAGAAGGACGAAAACGGTCAGTATCCGTCCACGAGGATTGAAGAGATTAGAGTCGTGGAGAAGGTCAAAGCTCACCCCTCGCAGTAG
- a CDS encoding ABC transporter ATP-binding protein: MPTQAILVENLTKSYGKFRAVNGLSFEVQRGEVFGFLGPNGAGKTTTILSMLGIIIPDTGRVEILGMDMSRNPIGVKERIGYLPENATIYGELTAWKNLEFFANFYRMSNAEKEKRITELLKMVGLWEVRYRKAKTFSKGMKQRLLIAQTFINDPELLILDEPTSGLDPEGAHLVKRLIREAKAEGRTVFFSSHVLSEVEELSDRVGIIVKGKLKAVGTLGEIKRQFMELEGYEIKVETKEPLPEIEHSEITRVEPVGPNRAIIFARTDIREDLSKYLSEKGLTILKLDVEEPSLEDVFLRTIYGRDGE; this comes from the coding sequence ATGCCCACTCAGGCAATACTGGTTGAAAACCTTACCAAATCGTATGGAAAGTTCCGGGCAGTTAACGGCCTAAGTTTTGAGGTTCAGAGGGGAGAGGTGTTCGGCTTTTTAGGGCCAAACGGTGCCGGAAAAACGACCACAATACTCAGCATGCTGGGCATCATAATCCCCGATACGGGAAGGGTGGAAATACTGGGAATGGACATGTCCAGGAACCCTATCGGGGTAAAAGAGCGCATAGGGTACCTCCCGGAAAATGCTACGATATACGGCGAGCTGACAGCATGGAAAAACCTGGAGTTCTTCGCAAACTTTTACAGGATGTCGAACGCTGAGAAGGAGAAGCGAATAACCGAACTCCTGAAGATGGTCGGCCTCTGGGAGGTTCGCTATAGAAAGGCGAAGACCTTCTCCAAGGGTATGAAGCAGAGACTTCTGATAGCCCAGACGTTTATAAACGACCCCGAACTGCTCATCCTCGACGAGCCGACGAGCGGCCTCGACCCCGAGGGAGCTCACCTCGTCAAGAGGCTCATCAGGGAGGCAAAGGCCGAGGGCAGAACCGTCTTCTTTTCATCCCACGTGCTCAGCGAGGTCGAGGAGCTCAGCGACAGGGTCGGTATAATAGTGAAAGGGAAGCTGAAGGCCGTCGGAACCCTCGGGGAGATAAAGAGGCAGTTCATGGAGCTTGAGGGCTACGAGATAAAGGTTGAGACCAAGGAGCCGCTGCCGGAGATAGAGCATTCCGAGATAACGAGGGTCGAGCCGGTCGGACCGAACAGGGCCATAATATTTGCCAGAACCGACATAAGGGAAGACCTCTCCAAGTACCTCTCCGAAAAAGGCCTCACGATCCTGAAGCTCGATGTTGAAGAACCCAGCCTGGAGGACGTTTTCCTCCGGACTATCTACGGGAGGGATGGGGAATGA